Proteins from a genomic interval of Rosa chinensis cultivar Old Blush chromosome 2, RchiOBHm-V2, whole genome shotgun sequence:
- the LOC121051363 gene encoding uncharacterized protein LOC121051363, which produces MALFRRLFTSKPYYPSTSGPNYPSRLVNHTSDIHFTLMDFIQNPTQYAAQDLRKNFAMDVIENIRSKREMGIVGGSLALNHIKVIGSRATLPQDDYNSMVHKNYIEGCKDFFDDLFGGSSEPLDDENYIDIKAYVKDLKTMDQMLVLLRHPYFQSVDEALRFIPSTLKELHGLRGKTFPLPRSGANQATPDLVLVPDERHVDWKRAYMHLCRTKRENISESIGRIESEDYRRGFTSLYNAGKNGTPYEDTNEIDELKFYANACQNLVRYMKIRSEGDLYQALCRAFPDVPRKVFKLFWTYDGQVNLEFVRPLMSLFKKKERIYL; this is translated from the exons ATGGCTCTTTTTCGAAGATTGTTTACTTCTAAACCCTACTATCCTTCTACTTCTGGACCCAACTATCCTTCTAGACTCGTCAACCACACATCTGACATTCACTttactctaatggattttatacaaAATCCAACACAGTATGCAGCACAGGACTTGAGAAAGAACTTTGCAATGGATGTCATTGAAAACATCCGTTCAAAAAGGGAGATGGGCATTGTTGGTGGATCCCTAGCTTTAAATCACATTAAAGTGATCGGTTCTAGAGCTACACTTCCACAAGATGATTACAACTCCATGGTGCACAAGAATTATATTGAAGGCTGCAAAGATTTCTTTGACGATTTATTTGGAGGCAGTAGTGAACCATTGGACGACGAGAATTATATAGACATCAAGGCATATGTGAAGGATCTGAAGACAAT GGACCAAATGTTAGTGCTGCTTCGCCACCCTTATTTTCAATCAGTGGATGAAGCTCTGAGATTCATTCCATCCACCCTTAAAGAACTTCATGGCTTAAGGGGTAAAACGTTTCCACTTCCAAGAAGTGGGGCTAATCAAGCAACCCCCGATCTAGTGCTAGTGCCTGACGAACGTCATGTCGATTGGAAACGTGCATACATGCATCTATGCCGCACAAAGAGAGAGAATATTTCAGAGTCAATTGGCAGAATTGAATCTGAAGATTACAGACGTGGATTTACGTCTCTATATAATGCTGGAAAGAATGGCACACCGTATGAAGATACCAATGAGATAGATGAGCTGAAGTTTTATGCAAACGCGTGTCAAAATCTAGTAAGATATATGAAG ATACGTAGCGAAGGTGATTTATACCAAGCCTTGTGTCGGGCGTTTCCGGACGTGCCCAGAAAAGTGTTCAAGTTATTCTGGACCTATGACGGGCAAGTAAACTTGGAGTTTGTCAGACCTCTGAT GAGCCTTTTTAAAAAGAAAGAGCGGATCTACTTGTAG